The Thermodesulfobacteriota bacterium genome has a segment encoding these proteins:
- a CDS encoding phosphomannomutase — translation MLTINPRIFREYDIRGVVDEDIDEAVVETIGKAYGTYMEKIGKDGVTIGHDCRLSSPRLSEAMIRGITSAGINVIDLGMVSTPMVYFSLFNLDVDGGVIITASHNPSQYNGIKLCVDKDSLFGEGIQKIRKIAEGG, via the coding sequence ATGTTAACAATCAATCCCCGGATCTTCAGAGAGTATGATATTAGAGGAGTAGTTGATGAGGACATTGATGAAGCAGTAGTCGAGACAATAGGTAAAGCCTATGGCACATACATGGAAAAGATCGGAAAAGATGGTGTGACTATTGGACACGACTGTAGACTAAGTTCTCCCCGTCTTTCTGAAGCAATGATTCGAGGCATTACATCAGCTGGAATCAATGTTATTGATTTAGGCATGGTTTCAACTCCTATGGTCTATTTCTCCCTTTTCAATCTCGACGTTGATGGGGGAGTTATAATCACGGCAAGTCATAACCCAAGCCAGTATAACGGAATTAAACTCTGTGTGGATAAGGATTCACTCTTTGGAGAAGGCATACAAAAAATCAGAAAAATTGCTGAAGGAGGAA